The following proteins are encoded in a genomic region of Debaryomyces hansenii CBS767 chromosome G complete sequence:
- a CDS encoding DEHA2G06820p (similar to uniprot|P38859 Saccharomyces cerevisiae YHR164C DNA2 Essential tripartite DNA replication factor), with translation MTDKRQGITSPPISKAVKKMRPNEAGSNYKENIDDVNKVRKIPAKTTYFFQPSNTLAYRNSGSKETKDKMGDSGSAAHVLKESDTNAISSTNANSSAQQIKTPSKTYENYEKFIQEQQSSDDSFDGIRWRASPRKAISKGVNGVPSSPLKNTVSPRKRGDESKSSSTLVNEQANSVLSKYGAGFHNIQSQTPTMNRTHSDISSSESVHKKFINAQHSPSLTRTKSFGMDNLVSSKTMSMLQRFERPNSKSATPKTAASFSNSTSLNSWIDKFDKSNSKAETSPCALDLETIASSANEIIQSAQHPNHHNEHELKCDTSASVQETVVTQEVLNGIDFSDDFSDSGLMTSPNKPEESAKLEPVPVDSDDPFSSDDEVVLTAIRTQSRKLEDKSQSQSIDEEDSEDPFSDDDVKFSQLDTKIETRPSSSSQKYLTTQQKSDNRHAESFQNDVKRLENLQSIDKSISDNDINDAKLSYSRPDLQRFQIKSILNNTYKVQNRIRNQAILIVVDGKLEESKLILRGEYLQLDFQINDVIHLILTDPSHPKLIDDTHNLLIWNPDILVSATTVSQQMGCPRKSVLINRLSFPGESSIPLIVGIIIHEIFQACFHTENWSMDYMIGLMELEIQSKLLQIYSIGNEVNKVKTEIQNQLPYLETWFKTYFKKPLSSNTSIPTNHGNQKVMFAANKALDIEENIWSPMFGLKGKVDVTLEGQLYDQSTNGKFLLPMEIKTGREYISHHAQSSLYSLLFKDRYDMDVNMFLLVYTKERISKKYDISRTDLKSLVNLRNRITKYFKSGTRELPELIKQSQCDRCEVQQACMTINKLVENGTAEESGLPQDVYNGLTFHLENDENSRVFYNYWDNLITQEEGIMTNLKKDLWTLTAKERENTKGKALSDLIIKESNDNDDFQEKFFYTFERPNNPQSLQNSQLIKYDRIIISDQEGHFAIAQGFITAIRPSFIKITADRRIVNSNLKVDGFNETDNQTFQSVLHKNLNSQKQDKLYRIDKDDMFHGMGLARYNILNLFLKDGDSRRRESIVNLKEPKFMPSKLQYDISSENFNSDQIGAFDKILNTKDYSLILGMPGTGKTTVIAQIIKLLVQNKKTVLLASYTHSAVDNILLKVKDYGIDILRVGSPLKVHKDIRKYVAGFDTDKQIKNYDDFIATYMTPPVVAATCLGIGDIAFNLRTHFDYCIIDEASQVSLPISIGPLRFCDKFILVGDHNQLPPLVQHPNPAIKQGLSRSLFKILSDTYPQSIAELTYQYRMCEEIMLLSNVLIYGGRLKCGTEKVAKQSLYIPNPNMIEDQISPQYSLKLRKEDLWIDSILKPENKVIFINHDDVPGVERTIGEKVENLTEVDLIKQIVESLTMCGVKESSIGVMSLYRSQLRLLHRGLSHKPDVEVLTADQFQGRDKDCIIISLVRSNKDNKVGDLLKEWRRVNVAITRSKSKLIILGSKSTLKSVKMLEAFMALIESRGWMYDLPPYADKFYEFAFMESLSNPVRNVKSKVNQNLTQDSRIINNNPLIRDIINDMTN, from the coding sequence ATGACAGATAAGCGGCAGGGGATAACGCTGCCACCCATATCGAAGGCTGTAAAAAAGATGAGACCAAATGAGGCCGgatcaaattataaagAGAATATAGACGATGTGAATAAAGTACGGAAAATCCCCGCTAAGACGACGTATTTTTTCCAGCCCAGTAATACGCTAGCGTATAGGAACAGTGGATCTAAGGAAACGAAGGATAAAATGGGTGATAGCGGTTCAGCAGCACATGTGTTGAAGGAATCAGATACGAATGCAATATCGTCTACGAACGCGAACCTGCTGGCGCAACAGATCAAGACTCCGTCGAAAACGTATGAAAACTACGAGAAGTTCATTCAGGAGCAGCAGAGCTCGGACGATAGTTTTGACGGTATACGGTGGAGGGCTAGTCCTCGAAAGGCCATCAGTAAGGGTGTGAACGGGGTGCCATCGTCTCCGTTGAAGAATACCGTATCGCCACGGAAAAGGGGAGACGAACTGAAGCTGTCGTCCACATTAGTCAATGAACAAGCCAATTCGGTGCTATCGAAGTATGGGGCAGGATTCCATAATATTCAGTCGCAGACACCGACTATGAACAGAACGCATTCGGATATTTCGTCATCGGAGAGTGTGCATAAAAAGTTTATCAATGCACAACATTCGCCCTCATTGACCCGTACAAAGTCCTTTGGAATGGATAATCTTGTCAGCTCAAAGACAATGTCGATGCTCCAACGGTTCGAACGaccaaattcaaaatctgcAACACCCAAAACAGCcgcatcattttcaaattctacCTCACTCAACAGCTGGATTGATAAGTTTGATAAGAGTAATCTGAAGGCGGAAACTTCTCCTTGTGCTCTTGATTTGGAAACTATAGCATCATCGGCCAATGAGATAATCCAATCGGCCCAACACCCAAATCACCATAACGAACATGAGCTTAAGTGCGATACTAGTGCAAGTGTGCAAGAAACAGTTGTTACTCAAGAGGTTTTGAATGGTATTGACTTCAGTGATGATTTCAGTGATTCTGGTTTAATGACCTCCCCCAATAAACCTGAAGAAAGTGCCAAACTTGAACCTGTTCCAGTTGATTCTGATGACCCGTTTTCGTCTGATGATGAGGTGGTATTGACTGCTATAAGAACACAATCGAGAAAATTGGAGGATAAGTCACAGTCCCAATCCATTGACGAGGAAGACTCGGAGGATCCATTTTCTGATGACGATGTGAAATTTTCACAACTCGATACGAAAATAGAGACTCGGccttcatcatcttccCAAAAATACTTGACTACACAGCAAAAATCGGATAATCGACACGCAGAATCGTTCCAGAATGATGTTAAGAGACTTGAAAACCTTCAATCAATCGATAAAAGTATTagtgataatgatattaatgatgcTAAATTGTCGTATTCCCGTCCTGATTTGCAACGGTTTCAAATAAAGTCCATATTAAATAACACTTACAAAGTTCAAAACAGAATTAGAAATCAGGCTATTTTGATAGTTGTTGATGGAAAACTTGAAGAActgaaattaattctaagAGGAGAATATTTACAACTtgattttcaaatcaatgACGTAATTCATTTGATCCTTACTGATCCATCTCATCCTAAGCTTATTGATGACACGCataatttgttaatttgGAACCCAGATATATTGGTGTCAGCAACAACTGTCTCTCAGCAAATGGGGTGCCCTAGAAAAAGTGTACTAATCAACCGGCTAAGTTTTCCTGGTGAATCATCTATACCTTTAATCGTaggtattattattcatgaAATTTTCCAGGCTTGTTTCCATACTGAAAATTGGAGTATGGACTATATGATAGGTTTAATGGAACTTGAAATTCAATCAAAACTACTACAAATTTATAGCATTGGAAATGAAGTAAACAAAGTGAAGACTGAAATTCAGAATCAACTACCGTATCTAGAGACATGGTTCAAGACATACTTCAAGAAGccattatcatcaaatacCTCAATTCCTACAAATCATGGGAATCAGAAGGTAATGTTTGCCGCTAATAAAGCAttagatattgaagaaaacatATGGTCTCCCATGTTCGGTTTAAAAGGAAAAGTAGATGTAACCCTTGAAGGACAATTGTATGACCAATCTACAAACGGTAAGTTTTTGCTACCTATGGAAATTAAGACTGGCAGAGAATATATAAGTCACCATGCACAGTCttctttatattcattattattcaaggaTAGATATGATATGGATGTTAATATGTTTTTATTGGTCTATACAAAGGAAAGAATATCTAAGAAATATGACATAAGTCGTACTGATTTAAAATCTTTAGTCAATTTGCGTAACAGAATTACGAAGTATTTTAAATCTGGAACACGAGAGCTTCCAGAACTAATAAAGCAATCTCAATGTGATCGGTGTGAAGTACAACAGGCCTGTATGactataaataaattggtGGAGAATGGAACAGCTGAAGAGAGTGGATTACCACAAGATGTTTATAATGGCTTAACGTTCCATTtggaaaatgatgaaaattcCAGAGTATTTTATAATTACTGGGATAATCTTATAAcccaagaagaaggaatAATGACGAACTTAAAAAAAGATCTTTGGACCCTTACTGCTAAAGAACGTGAAAACACTAAGGGTAAAGCGTTATCTGACCTTATTATCAAGGAgtcaaatgataatgacgaTTTTCAAGAGAAATTTTTCTATACCTTTGAAAGGCCTAATAATCCGCAATCTTTGCAGAATTCACAATTAATCAAGTATGATAGGATCATTATAAGCGATCAAGAAGGACACTTTGCAATTGCACAAGGGTTTATTACTGCCATCAGACCGAGTTTCATAAAAATTACTGCTGATAGGCGAATTGTTAACTCGAACCTCAAAGTGGACGGTTTTAACGAGACGGATAATCAAACATTCCAAAGTGTACTCCATAAAAACTTGAATTCCCAGAAACAGGATAAATTGTATCGTATAGATAAAGACGATATGTTTCACGGAATGGGATTAGCCAGAtacaatattttaaatttattcttgAAGGATGGTGATTCACGCAGAAGGGAATCGATTGTCAATTTAAAAGAGCCAAAATTTATGCCGTCAAAGTTGCAatatgatatttcttccgaaaatttcaatagtGATCAAATCGGAGCTTTTGATAAGATTCTTAATACAAAGGACTATTCGTTGATACTAGGAATGCCTGGAACTGGTAAAACCACTGTTATCGCacaaatcattaaattattgGTACAGAATAAGAAGACTGTTTTATTAGCCTCTTATACACATTCTGCTGTGGACAATATACTATTGAAAGTTAAAGATTACGGAATTGATATCTTGAGAGTTGGATCGCCTTTAAAAGTTCATAAAGATATTAGAAAGTATGTTGCAGGCTTTGATACAGACAAACAAATCAAAAACtatgatgattttattgCAACATACATGACACCCCCGGTTGTGGCTGCTACATGTCTAGGAATTGGCGATATTGCATTCAACTTGAGAACGCATTTTGACTACTGTATCATTGACGAAGCCTCGCAAGTATCGTTACCTATTAGTATCGGGCCTTTGCGGTTCTGCGACAAGTTTATCTTGGTTGGTGATCATAACCAATTACCTCCATTAGTTCAACACCCAAACCCAGCTATCAAGCAAGGCTTATCCCGTTCTTtgttcaaaatattgagTGATACATATCCGCAGAGCATTGCTGAATTAACTTACCAATACCGAATGTGTGAAGAAATCATGTTGCTATCAAACGTTTTGATTTATGGTGGACGCCTAAAATGTGGTACGGAAAAGGTTGCAAAGCAAAGTTTATATATTCCAAACCCCAATATGATAGAAGATCAAATATCTCCacaatattctttaaaattacGAAAGGAAGATCTATGGATTGATAGCATTTTAAAGCCAGAGAATAAGGTgattttcattaatcatGATGATGTCCCAGGAGTTGAAAGAACTATTGGTGAAAAGGTAGAAAATTTAACTGAAGTAGATTTGATTAaacaaattgttgaaaGCTTAACGATGTGTGGTGTGAAAGAATCGAGCATTGGAGTAATGTCTTTGTACAGATCGCAGTTAAGATTGTTGCATAGAGGATTACTGCACAAACCAGATGTTGAAGTATTAACAGCCGATCAATTTCAAGGCAGAGATAAAGACTGCATTATAATTTCGTTGGTGAGATCAAACAAGGACAATAAAGTTGGCGATCTTTTAAAAGAATGGAGAAGAGTTAATGTTGCGATAACGAGATCCAAGTCAAAACTAATCATCTTGGGTTCTAAATCTACTTTAAAAAGTGTCAAAATGTTAGAAGCATTTATGGCTCTTATTGAAAGTAGAGGGTGGATGTATGATTTACCCCCATATGCTGACAAGTTTTATGAGTTTGCATTTATGGAAAGCCTTAGCAATCCAGTGAGAAATGTGAAATCAAAAGTGAACCAAAACTTAACCCAAGATTCgagaattattaataataatccGCTTATAAGAGATATAATTAATGACATGACAAATTAA
- a CDS encoding DEHA2G06842p (highly similar to uniprot|Q12499 Saccharomyces cerevisiae YOR310C NOP58 Protein involved in pre-rRNA processing and 18S rRNA synthesis and snoRNA synthesis), producing the protein MAYVLTETAAGYALLKASDKKIYKSSSLIEDLNTVEKVTEQFKIHRFEKFSSAANALEEANAIIEGRISDNLKKMLEDVKNDKKATLIVSEAKLGNAINKLGLNFSVVSDAASLDLHRAIKEFLPELLPGLDDSALKQMSLGLAHSMGRHKLKFSADKVDTMIVQAIALLDDLDKELNTYAMRCKEWYGWHFPELAKMITDSVAYARIILTMGIRSNAADTDLSEILPEEAEEQVKSAAEVSMGTEITDIDLENIKALAEQIVDFAAYREQLSNYLSSRMKAIAPNLTALVGELVGARLIAHSGSLTSLAKAPASTIQILGAEKALFRALKTKHDTPKYGLLYHASLVGQASGKNKGKIARVLAAKAAVALRYDSLAEDRDDSGDFGLSVRTKVESRLSALEGRDLRTTAKVIREQPKVDITEARAYNADADAPMADADSDDESETEEEPKKEKKDKKEKKDKKEKKDKKDKKRKREEDDEEEEEDSKKSKKEKKEKKEKKDKKEKKDKKEKKKEKK; encoded by the coding sequence ATGGCTTACGTATTAACAGAAACCGCTGCCGGTTATGCTTTGTTGAAAGCTTCAGACAAAAAGATCTACAAGTCTTCGTCGTTGATCGAAGACTTGAACACAGTTGAAAAAGTGACAGAACAATTCAAGATCCACCGTTTCGAGAAGTTCCTGTCGGCTGCCAACGCTTTGGAAGAAGCCAATGCTATTATCGAAGGACGTATTTCGGAcaacttgaaaaaaatgttGGAAGACGTTAAGAACGACAAGAAGGCCACTTTAATTGTGTCGGAAGCCAAGTTAGGTAATGCTATCAACAAGTTAGGATTGAACTTTTCTGTTGTTTCAGATGCTGCCTCTTTAGACTTACACAGAGCcatcaaagaatttttgCCAGAATTGTTACCAGGTTTGGATGATTCAGCCTTAAAGCAAATGTCTTTAGGGTTAGCCCACTCCATGGGTCGTCACAAATTGAAGTTTTCTGCTGACAAGGTTGATACCATGATTGTTCAAGCGATTGCTTTATTAGATGACTTAGACAAGGAATTAAACACATATGCTATGCGTTGTAAGGAATGGTACGGATGGCATTTCCCAGAATTGGCTAAAATGATCACCGACTCCGTTGCATACGCAAGAATCATTTTAACCATGGGTATTAGATCCAACGCAGCTGATACCGATTTATCTGAAATCTTACCAGAAGAAGCTGAAGAACAAGTTAAGTCTGCCGCAGAAGTTTCTATGGGTACCGAAATCactgatattgatttagaaaaCATTAAGGCTTTAGCTGAGCAAATTGTTGACTTTGCTGCTTACAGAGAACAATTATCTAACTACTTGTCATCCCGTATGAAGGCTATTGCTCCAAATTTAACTGCTTTAGTTGGTGAATTAGTCGGTGCTAGATTAATTGCTCATTCTGGTTCTTTAACCTCATTGGCAAAGGCCCCTGCATCAACTATCCAAATATTGGGTGCTGAAAAGGCCTTATTCAGAGCTTTAAAGACTAAGCATGACACACCAAAGTATGGTTTATTATACCATGCTTCGTTAGTTGGTCAAGCTTCTGGTAAGAACAAGGGTAAGATTGCTAGAGTTTTAGCTGCCAAGGCTGCCGTTGCCTTAAGATATGATTCTTTAGCTGAAGATCGTGATGACTCTGGTGATTTCGGTTTATCCGTCAGAACTAAGGTCGAATCCAGATTAAGTGCTTTAGAAGGCCGTGACTTAAGAACCACTGCTAAGGTTATCAGAGAACAACCAAAGGTTGATATCACTGAAGCCCGTGCTTACAACGCTGATGCTGATGCTCCAATGGCTGATGCCGActctgatgatgaatccGAAACCGAAGAAGAAccaaagaaggaaaagaaggacaagaaggaaaagaaggacaagaaggaaaagaaggacAAGAAGGacaagaagagaaagagagaagaagacgacgaagaagaagaagaagattcaaagaaatcaaagaaggaaaagaaggaaaagaaagagaagaaggataagaaagagaagaaagataagaaggaaaagaagaaggaaaagaaataa
- a CDS encoding DEHA2G06864p (similar to uniprot|P47095 Saccharomyces cerevisiae YJR024C): protein MSASCFCNKKNDQISKLDDSLLDANDPNHPANLICELCRLFYDNNWVTGTGGGISIRDVKGENPNLVYIAPSGIQKEKLQPWEMFVVELPDEKLLRTPNDCPAELTKSYKYKPSACTPLFMSCYTMRDAGACIHTHSQNAVMCSLLWGDKVEFEISHIEQIKALPKLAVNEKTGKVEKVGSMQYFDKLVLPIIENTPHEEDLTDSLQEAIKNYPGTTAVLVRRHGIYVWGEDVWKAKVYNEALDYLLELAVKMKQSGIPTTTQTD, encoded by the coding sequence ATGTCTGCATCTTGCTTCTGTAACAAAAAAAACGATCAAATCTCGAAATTAGATGATTCTTTACTCGACGCTAATGATCCAAATCATCCGGCAAATTTAATCTGTGAATTGTGTCGCTTGTTTTATGACAACAATTGGGTCACTGGTACAGGAGGTGGTATTTCTATTCGTGATGTGAAGGGAGAGAATCCAAATTTAGTATACATTGCCCCTTCAGGAATCCAAAAGGAGAAATTACAACCATGGGAAATGTTTGTAGTTGAGTTACCGGACGAAAAGCTTTTACGTACCCCAAATGATTGTCCAGCGGAATTAACCAAATCTTACAAATATAAGCCTTCGGCATGTACGCCGTTATTCATGAGTTGTTACACTATGAGAGACGCTGGTGCATGTATCCACACTCATTCTCAGAATGCTGTCATGTGTAGTTTATTATGGGGAGATAAGGTTGAGTTCGAAATTTCCCATATCGAACAAATTAAGGCATTGCCAAAATTGGCGGTGAATGAAAAGACTGGCAAAGTTGAAAAGGTTGGAAGCATGCAATACTTTGATAAGCTCGTTCTTCCAATCATTGAAAACACTCCCCACGAGGAAGATTTGACAGACAGTCTCCAGGAGGCCATCAAAAACTATCCAGGAACCACAGCCGTTCTTGTTAGAAGACACGGCATTTATGTATGGGGCGAAGATGTATGGAAGGCCAAGGTTTATAATGAAGCCTTGGATTATTTGTTAGAGTTGGCCGTTAAAATGAAGCAATCAGGTATTCCTACAACTACCCAAACGGATTAG
- a CDS encoding DEHA2G06886p (similar to uniprot|Q6MYW7 Aspergillus fumigatus AfA28D10 putative U6 snrna-associated sm-like protein), translating to MSSLKEFLEKKVRVITTDARLFEGTLQGFDNSTNVIINNCIERLIYPDEQDDNQEIPLGLYLMRGGNIVCIGEVDDTIEADIDWMKVKGETLKGTKNPL from the exons ATGTCAAGTCTTAAAGAGTTCTTAGAGA AAAAAGTTAGAGTGATAACAACAGATGCTAGGTTATTCGAAGGAACACTCCAAGGATTCGATAATTCAACAAACGTTATCATTAACAATTGCATAGAAAGATTAATTTATCCTGACGAACAAGATGATAATCAGGAAATACCGTTGGGACTATATTTGATGCGAGGGGGAAATATTGTTTGTATTGGAGAGGTAGATGATACAATAGAAGCTGATATAGATTGGATGAAAGTCAAAGGAGAGACATTAAAGGGAACAAAGAATCCGTTATAA
- a CDS encoding DEHA2G06908p (some similarities with CA2639|IPF2932 Candida albicans IPF2932): MNNEEPSTDYGLSSEIDIIFSEMKENKKSKNVGETSQAASLQFASQPKDDKINEKDTYKENKRVCTDVENADDKLITWAARLELESISLKEIVTGNLGHIFKQNYDFLKVACEEITTKLSQMASQMEEMKKVSSGCDIDERLIETVNALSEKVTTIEKPCSSRDRRNSIESIQTIISEKVDYSLTNNKSIKAIIKSVEKMSHNLEKKDRPLQDNTCDSNKPSSENETKMCNILEAHDKATLDKLTSLQKSISDNVQGTNPPLTQEIASIKQYLKLLLPRIVGLETNSKRLYHDYHELHNLLSTHIHSNPMQADSIVSSDNSPDGSTVPSTSKRILNQVSVPDNLDQKKRRLI; the protein is encoded by the coding sequence ATGAATAACGAAGAACCATCTACAGACTATGGTCTCTCAAGTGAGATTGACATTATATTTTCAGAAAtgaaagaaaacaaaaaacTGAAGAATGTTGGCGAAACAAGCCAAGCTGCATCTCTTCAATTTGCATCGCAACCGAAAGACGACAAGATCAATGAGAAAGATACTTATAAAGAGAATAAGAGGGTATGCACCGACGTAGAAAATGCAgatgataaattgattACATGGGCTGCAAGATTGGAGCTTGAATCGATATCtttaaaagaaattgttaCAGGTAACTTAGGTCACATATTCAAGCAGAACTACGATTTTTTGAAGGTCGCTTGTGAAGAAATAACCACGAAGTTGAGCCAAATGGCAAGCCAGATGGAAGAGATGAAAAAGGTTAGTAGTGGATGCGATATAGATGAAAGATTGATAGAGACCGTTAACGCATTATCGGAAAAAGTCACTACTATTGAAAAACCGTGTTCTTCAAGagatagaagaaatagcATAGAGTCAATTCAAACGATAATTAGCGAAAAAGTAGACTACTCATTAACGAACAACAAGCTGATCAAGGCGATTATAAAAAGTGTAGAGAAAATGTCCCACAATCTAGAAAAAAAGGATAGGCCATTGCAAGATAACACCTGCGATTCTAATAAACCTAGTTCGGAGAATGAGACCAAGATGTGCAATATTCTTGAAGCACATGATAAGGCAACCTTGGACAAGTTAACATCATTGCAAAAATCAATCAGTGATAATGTGCAAGGTACAAATCCGCCTCTTACACAAGAAATAGCTTCTATAAAACAATATCTAAAGTTACTTCTACCCAGGATCGTTGGATTGGAGACGAATTCTAAAAGGTTATATCACGACTATCACGAGCTACATAATCTTTTAAGTACCCATATACACCTGAATCCGATGCAGGCTGACAGTATCGTTCTGTCAGATAATTCGCCTGACGGATCTACTGTACCTAGCACGTCTAAGAGGATTTTAAATCAAGTATCGGTTCCGGATAATCTTGATCAAAAGAAACGAAGGTTGATATAA
- a CDS encoding DEHA2G06930p (similar to uniprot|P19145 Saccharomyces cerevisiae YKR039W GAP1 General amino acid permease): MSVNSKVSREKSHSFSEVDHIRSGSLESTGNGGIWQSFKNSFKPAEQSRTLTSKDISEEEEAKLTNVERAALRSANSQLSRSLKSRHLQMIAIGSSIGTGLFVGSGGALRDGGPAGLIIAWTVISTGVFATVQGLGELSVALPVSGGFNIYATRFIEPAVGFAIGWNYFMQFFVLLPLELVAASITIKYWNSDLNSDIFVAIFWVSVVFITMLGVKGYGEAEFVFSLVKVVAIIGFIILSIVLICGGGPTHEFVGGSNWREPGPFANGFKGVCSVFVTAAFSFGGTEMIGLTAAETANPRKTLPKAIKQVFWRICLFYLLSLTMIGTLVSYKDESLIGASDVDATASPFVIAIRNGGIGGLPSVINAVILIAVLSVGNSSVYATSRSLNSLAEQGMAPKWTGYVDRAGRPLVAILITNVFGLFAFIAASDKQVEAFDWLLALSGLSSIFTWISINVAHIRFRRAMSYQGRTTAELPYVSQCGVWGSYYALLLNCLVLIAQFWIALFPLGGSPNAYDFFLSYLGLPVILMSWLGYKLWKKDWTLFIRAKNLDIDTGRINIDIDVLQQEIAEEKAQLAEKPFFVRFYKFWC; this comes from the coding sequence ATGAGCGTTAACAGCAAAGTATCTCGTGAGAAGTCACATAGTTTCTCCGAGGTTGATCATATTAGAAGTGGATCACTCGAAAGCACAGGCAATGGAGGAATATGGCAGTCATTCAAGAACTCGTTCAAACCAGCTGAACAATCTCGTACCTTGACACTGAAAGACATCTcggaagaagaggaagcGAAACTTACTAATGTGGAGAGAGCAGCTTTGAGATCGGCTAATTCCCAATTATCTCGTTCTTTAAAATCCAGACACTTGCAAATGATCGCGATTGGGTCTTCAATTGGAACAGGTTTATTCGTAGGATCTGGAGGTGCTCTCAGAGACGGTGGTCCAGCCGGGTTAATTATTGCATGGACTGTCATTTCTACAGGTGTGTTTGCTACTGTTCAAGGTTTAGGTGAGTTATCAGTTGCGTTACCTGTAAGTGGTGGTTTTAACATTTATGCTACTAGATTTATCGAACCAGCTGTTGGATTTGCTATTGGATGGAATTATTTCATGCAATTTTTTGTGCTATTGCCTTTGGAGTTAGTAGCGGCCTCGAtaacaattaaatattgGAACTCAGATTTAAATTCAGATATTTTTGTGGCAATATTTTGGGTGTCTGTAGTGTTTATCACAATGTTAGGTGTCAAAGGATACGGTGAGGCTGAATTCGTGTTTTCATTGGTTAAAGTAGTTGCAATTATTGGGTTCATAATATTAAGTATTGTCTTGATATGTGGTGGTGGCCCAACTCATGAATTTGTCGGAGGCAGTAATTGGAGAGAGCCTGGTCCATTTGCCAATGGATTCAAAGGTGTTTGTTCCGTTTTCGTAACTGCTGCCTTTAGTTTTGGTGGAACTGAGATGATTGGCTTAACTGCAGCTGAAACAGCAAATCCAAGAAAAACATTGCCAAAGGCTATTAAACAGGTCTTCTGGAGAATTTGTTTGTTTTACTTGTTATCATTGACTATGATAGGTACGTTAGTTTCATATAAGGATGAAAGCTTAATTGGGGCTTCAGATGTCGACGCGACAGCATCTCCATTTGTTATTGCAATTCGTAATGGTGGTATTGGCGGTTTACCTAGCGTTATCAATGCTGTTATTTTAATCGCCGTTTTGTCAGTTGGAAATTCTTCAGTATATGCTACATCGCGttcattgaattcattgGCCGAACAAGGTATGGCTCCTAAATGGACGGGTTATGTCGATAGAGCTGGTAGACCACTTGTTGCTATTTTAATTACTAATGTGTTTGGTCTTTTTGCATTCATTGCTGCATCTGACAAACAAGTTGAAGCTTTCGATTGGTTATTAGCATTATCAGGTTTAAGTTCTATTTTCACATGGATCTCAATTAATGTAGCTCATATTCGTTTCAGAAGGGCCATGTCATATCAAGGTAGAACCACTGCTGAATTACCATACGTATCACAATGTGGTGTCTGGGGATCATATTATGCGTTATTACTCAATTGTTTAGTATTGATTGCTCAATTTTGGATTGCATTATTTCCTCTTGGAGGTAGTCCAAATGCTTATGATTTTTTCCTTTCCTACTTAGGATTACCAGTGATCCTTATGTCCTGGTTGGGTTATAAACTTTGGAAGAAGGATTGGACATTATTCATTAGAGCTAAAAATTTGGACATTGACACCGGTAGAATTAACATTGATATCGATGTTCTTCAGCAAGAAATTGCTGAGGAGAAAGCACAACTTGCTGAGAAGCCATTCTTTGTAAGATTTTACAAGTTCTGGTGTTAA